One genomic window of Vibrio ziniensis includes the following:
- a CDS encoding tRNA1(Val) (adenine(37)-N6)-methyltransferase, producing MKSSTLNTKGFKFKQFSIEGGQSGMPVSTDGVLLGAWAFQHELSQIASSLPITHILDIGTGTGLLALMCAQRFPHAQIQAIDIDEHAYRSAQINISQSPWAGRIVLEQVDVLNITNSKTFDAIICNPPYFNDGEQSQHAQRATARHTKTLEHKQLINITYQLLSETGTASFILPITEGEQFIELAKKSGFYLSRLCKVQPTPNKPISRVLFELKKEPIDIEESTLIIRDDLGYTQAFIELTRSFYLKM from the coding sequence ATGAAAAGTAGCACGTTAAATACTAAAGGCTTTAAATTTAAGCAATTTTCGATTGAGGGTGGGCAAAGCGGCATGCCCGTCAGCACAGACGGTGTACTTCTGGGAGCCTGGGCTTTTCAGCATGAATTATCTCAAATTGCATCTTCTCTACCCATTACGCACATCCTTGATATAGGAACCGGTACTGGTCTTTTAGCCTTGATGTGTGCCCAACGATTTCCCCATGCACAAATACAAGCCATTGACATTGATGAACACGCATACCGATCGGCTCAAATCAATATCAGTCAATCTCCTTGGGCTGGGCGAATTGTTTTAGAGCAAGTTGATGTATTAAACATTACAAACAGCAAAACTTTCGATGCCATCATCTGCAATCCACCTTATTTTAATGACGGTGAACAGTCACAGCATGCTCAGCGAGCAACAGCTAGACATACTAAAACGTTGGAGCATAAGCAATTAATCAACATCACTTATCAATTGCTGTCCGAGACAGGAACCGCCAGCTTTATTCTTCCAATAACGGAAGGTGAACAATTTATAGAGCTAGCGAAAAAGAGTGGCTTTTACTTATCTCGATTATGCAAAGTGCAGCCGACACCGAACAAACCCATCAGCCGAGTTTTGTTTGAACTGAAAAAAGAACCGATTGATATTGAGGAATCAACGCTGATCATTCGCGATGATTTAGGCTACACTCAAGCCTTCATCGAGCTAACACGATCTTTTTATTTAAAGATGTAG
- the srmB gene encoding ATP-dependent RNA helicase SrmB encodes MIKSFADLELDPNLIEAIEEMGFERPTQVQAEAIPQALDGKDVFASAPTGTGKTAAFVIPALQYLQDFPRKKAGPARILILTPTRELALQITEQAKALAKYTHMNIFSITGGVQYQEHADVLATTQDIVVATPGRLLEYIDAERFDCRAIEWLILDEADRMLDMGFGPVVDRLSAECRWRKQTLLFSATLEGKGVDGFTADLLNEPAIVNAEPPRRERKKITQWYHRADDMAHKLELLKTILTEQSERAIVFLKTRERLADLRTELERAQIPCVWIQGEMPQDRRNNAISRFRDGTVNILLATDVAARGIDIPDVSHVINFDMPRTADVYLHRIGRTARAGKKGNAISLIEAHDQPMIERVARYIKEDIKERYIEGMRPKHKKAVFKKKKPTAAKKKKDAAKKKDTVKKKTTAKKSK; translated from the coding sequence GTGATCAAATCTTTTGCTGACTTAGAACTGGATCCAAACCTCATCGAGGCAATTGAAGAAATGGGCTTTGAGCGCCCTACTCAAGTTCAAGCCGAAGCAATTCCTCAAGCCCTCGACGGAAAAGATGTGTTTGCATCTGCACCAACAGGGACAGGTAAAACGGCTGCGTTTGTTATCCCAGCGCTGCAATACCTACAAGATTTCCCACGTAAGAAAGCAGGTCCAGCTCGTATTTTGATTCTCACGCCAACTCGTGAATTGGCGCTGCAAATCACAGAGCAAGCAAAAGCGTTGGCAAAATACACGCACATGAACATCTTCAGTATCACTGGCGGTGTTCAATACCAAGAACACGCAGATGTTTTGGCAACAACTCAAGATATCGTTGTAGCAACACCGGGGCGTTTATTGGAATACATTGACGCTGAGCGTTTCGATTGTCGTGCAATTGAATGGTTAATTCTTGACGAAGCAGACCGCATGCTAGACATGGGGTTTGGTCCGGTCGTTGACCGTCTATCAGCTGAATGTCGCTGGCGTAAACAGACCCTTCTGTTCTCAGCAACTTTAGAAGGTAAAGGTGTTGATGGTTTCACAGCAGATTTGCTAAACGAGCCAGCAATTGTCAATGCAGAGCCACCACGTCGTGAGCGCAAGAAAATCACTCAGTGGTACCACCGTGCAGACGATATGGCACATAAGCTTGAGCTGTTAAAAACAATCTTAACCGAGCAGTCAGAGCGCGCGATCGTATTCTTGAAAACGCGTGAACGCTTAGCGGATCTTCGTACTGAATTAGAACGTGCGCAGATCCCTTGCGTTTGGATCCAAGGCGAAATGCCACAAGATCGTCGTAACAATGCAATTTCACGTTTTCGCGATGGTACGGTAAACATCCTTTTAGCGACAGACGTTGCAGCTCGCGGTATTGATATCCCAGATGTCAGCCACGTGATTAACTTTGATATGCCACGTACCGCGGATGTGTATTTACACCGTATTGGTCGTACTGCTCGTGCGGGTAAGAAAGGTAATGCAATTTCTCTTATCGAAGCGCATGATCAGCCAATGATTGAACGTGTCGCTCGTTATATCAAAGAAGATATCAAAGAGCGTTACATCGAAGGTATGCGTCCTAAACACAAAAAAGCGGTATTTAAGAAGAAAAAGCCAACTGCGGCTAAAAAGAAGAAAGACGCAGCGAAGAAGAAAGACACCGTTAAAAAGAAAACTACAGCGAAGAAAAGCAAATAA
- the prfC gene encoding peptide chain release factor 3 — MADPIFLSEVNKRRTFAIISHPDAGKTTITEKVLLFGRAIQTAGSVKGRGSSQHAKSDWMEMEKERGISVTTSVMQFPYRDALVNLLDTPGHEDFSEDTYRTLTAVDSCLMVIDAAKGVEDRTRKLMEVTRLRDTPIVTFMNKLDRDIRDPMELLDEVENELKIACAPITWPIGCGKEFKGVYHIHRDETVLYSTGHGHTIQEERIIKGLDNSALDAEIGEDLAMQLREELELVLGASHEFDSELFLKGELTPVFFGTALGNFGVDHMLDGLTEWAPAPLPRQANEREVEATEDSFTGFVFKIQANMDPKHRDRIAFMRIVSGTYQQGMKMNHVRIGKQVNISDAVTFMAGDRSRAEEAFAGDIIGLHNHGTIQIGDTFTQGEKLKFSGIPNFAPELFRRIRLRDPLKQKQLLKGLVQLSEEGAVQVFRPLQNNDLIVGAVGVLQFDVVVARLKSEYNVEAIYEGVNVATARWVECSDAKKFEEFKRKNQSNLALDGGDNLAYIAPTMVNLNLAQERSPEVEFRATREH, encoded by the coding sequence ATGGCAGACCCGATTTTTCTAAGCGAAGTCAATAAACGTAGGACTTTCGCGATTATCTCTCACCCGGATGCTGGTAAAACTACCATCACGGAAAAGGTGTTGTTATTCGGACGTGCAATCCAAACCGCAGGTTCTGTAAAAGGACGTGGCTCATCTCAGCACGCTAAATCTGACTGGATGGAGATGGAAAAAGAGCGTGGTATTTCGGTAACAACCTCTGTAATGCAGTTCCCATATCGCGATGCATTGGTGAACTTACTCGATACTCCGGGACACGAAGACTTCTCTGAAGATACTTACCGTACACTTACTGCTGTTGATTCATGTTTGATGGTTATCGACGCGGCAAAAGGTGTAGAAGACCGTACGCGTAAATTGATGGAAGTTACTCGTCTGCGTGATACTCCAATCGTCACTTTCATGAACAAATTGGACCGTGATATTCGCGACCCAATGGAACTGCTAGATGAAGTGGAAAATGAGCTGAAGATTGCTTGTGCGCCGATTACTTGGCCAATTGGCTGTGGTAAAGAGTTCAAAGGTGTTTATCACATTCACCGCGATGAAACAGTTCTGTACTCAACGGGTCATGGTCATACCATTCAAGAAGAGCGCATTATTAAAGGTCTGGATAACTCAGCATTAGATGCTGAAATTGGCGAAGACTTAGCTATGCAGCTTCGTGAAGAGTTAGAACTTGTTCTGGGCGCTTCTCACGAGTTTGATTCTGAGTTGTTCCTCAAAGGTGAACTGACGCCTGTATTCTTTGGTACAGCATTAGGTAACTTTGGCGTTGACCACATGCTGGATGGCTTGACTGAGTGGGCACCCGCTCCGCTACCTCGCCAAGCTAATGAGCGAGAAGTTGAAGCAACAGAAGATTCATTTACAGGTTTCGTATTCAAGATTCAGGCGAACATGGATCCTAAACACCGCGACCGTATTGCGTTTATGCGTATCGTCTCTGGTACCTATCAACAAGGTATGAAGATGAACCACGTACGTATCGGTAAGCAGGTGAATATCTCTGATGCTGTGACTTTCATGGCAGGCGACCGTTCACGTGCTGAAGAAGCTTTTGCTGGCGACATCATTGGTCTTCACAACCACGGTACGATTCAAATCGGTGATACCTTCACTCAAGGTGAAAAACTGAAGTTCTCGGGCATTCCAAACTTTGCGCCTGAACTGTTCCGTCGTATTCGCCTAAGAGATCCATTGAAGCAGAAACAATTGCTTAAAGGTCTTGTTCAGCTTTCTGAAGAAGGTGCGGTACAGGTGTTCCGTCCACTGCAGAACAACGATCTGATCGTTGGTGCTGTGGGTGTTCTTCAGTTCGACGTAGTAGTTGCTCGTTTGAAATCTGAATACAACGTAGAAGCGATTTACGAAGGTGTGAACGTGGCGACAGCTCGTTGGGTTGAATGTTCAGATGCTAAGAAGTTTGAAGAGTTCAAACGTAAGAACCAAAGCAACTTAGCATTGGATGGCGGCGATAACCTAGCGTACATCGCGCCTACCATGGTTAACCTGAATTTGGCTCAAGAGCGTTCACCAGAAGTTGAGTTCCGCGCAACCCGCGAACATTGA
- the lysS gene encoding lysine--tRNA ligase, with product MTDAVQNEMNQEQIAQEENKLIAERRSKLEHIRKSCKANGHPNDFRRDSLAGDLQAEFGEKTKEELEELNHIVAIAGRVMAKRGPFLVIQETSGRIQAYASKDVQKELKEKYQGLDIGDIIGVKGALHKSGKGDLYVNMDEYELLTKALRPLPEKFHGLTDQEMRYRQRYVDLIVNEDSRNTFIIRSKLVSAIRAFMTSKGYLEVETPMMHVIPGGASARPFVTHHNALDIDMYLRIAPELYLKRLIVGGFDRVFEINRNFRNEGLSPRHNPEFTMMEFYQAYSDYKDLMDLTEEMLSTVAINVLGATAMPYGDEMVEFGGKYARMSMFEAIKHYNPNHAQIQALTEEDIQNRDLMVSIAKSVHVDVEPFWTCGQLLEEIFGETAEPKLIQPTFITGYPADISPLARRSDSNPFFTDRFEFFIGGREVANGFSELNDAEDQDARFKAQVDAKESGDDEAMFYDADYITALEHGLPPTAGQGIGIDRLAMLFANAHTIRDVILFPAMRPQQ from the coding sequence ATGACTGATGCTGTTCAAAACGAAATGAATCAAGAACAAATCGCGCAAGAAGAAAACAAACTGATTGCAGAGCGTCGTAGCAAGTTAGAGCACATCCGTAAGAGCTGCAAAGCGAATGGTCATCCGAATGATTTCCGTCGTGACAGCCTAGCTGGTGATCTACAAGCTGAGTTCGGTGAAAAGACCAAAGAAGAACTAGAAGAGCTGAACCATATCGTTGCTATTGCTGGTCGTGTGATGGCAAAACGTGGTCCATTCCTGGTTATTCAAGAAACTTCAGGTCGTATTCAAGCTTACGCATCTAAAGATGTACAAAAAGAGCTTAAAGAGAAATACCAAGGTCTAGATATCGGTGACATCATCGGTGTGAAAGGCGCGCTACACAAATCAGGTAAAGGCGATCTTTACGTGAATATGGATGAGTACGAGTTGCTAACTAAAGCACTTCGTCCGCTTCCAGAGAAATTCCACGGTCTAACTGACCAAGAGATGCGTTACCGTCAGCGTTACGTTGACCTTATCGTTAACGAAGATTCACGTAACACCTTTATCATCCGCTCTAAGTTAGTAAGCGCAATTCGTGCTTTCATGACTTCTAAAGGTTACCTAGAAGTTGAAACACCTATGATGCACGTAATTCCTGGTGGTGCTTCTGCTCGTCCATTCGTCACTCACCACAACGCGCTAGATATCGATATGTATCTACGTATTGCACCTGAGCTATACCTAAAACGCCTAATCGTAGGTGGTTTTGACCGAGTGTTTGAGATCAACCGTAACTTCCGTAACGAAGGTCTTTCTCCTCGTCACAACCCAGAATTCACTATGATGGAATTCTACCAAGCGTACTCTGATTACAAAGATCTAATGGATCTAACAGAAGAGATGCTAAGCACTGTAGCAATCAATGTTCTAGGTGCAACGGCGATGCCTTACGGTGACGAAATGGTTGAGTTTGGTGGTAAATACGCTCGCATGAGCATGTTCGAAGCAATCAAACACTACAATCCAAACCACGCTCAAATCCAAGCGTTAACAGAAGAAGATATCCAAAACCGTGATCTTATGGTTTCTATCGCGAAATCTGTTCACGTGGACGTAGAACCTTTCTGGACTTGCGGTCAGCTTCTTGAAGAGATCTTCGGTGAAACCGCTGAGCCAAAACTGATCCAGCCTACTTTCATCACTGGCTATCCAGCGGATATCTCTCCACTTGCTCGCCGCAGCGATAGTAACCCGTTCTTTACAGACCGTTTTGAGTTCTTCATCGGTGGTCGTGAAGTAGCGAATGGTTTCTCTGAGCTTAACGATGCAGAAGACCAAGATGCTCGCTTTAAAGCACAGGTTGATGCAAAAGAGTCTGGTGATGACGAAGCTATGTTCTACGATGCAGACTACATTACTGCTCTAGAGCACGGTTTACCGCCAACGGCTGGTCAAGGTATCGGTATCGACCGTTTAGCGATGCTGTTTGCTAATGCACACACAATTCGCGACGTAATTCTGTTCCCAGCGATGCGTCCACAGCAATAA
- the brnQ gene encoding branched-chain amino acid transport system II carrier protein, with protein MKQTLKLTDIIALGFMLFAFFLGAGNIIFPPLAGQLAGDHLFPAMSGFLLTAVGLPLLTIIAVAISGGSWEHLTKHLPVKAALVMAALIFIIIGPAFAAPRTGLVAYEMAIKPLFADLNLTVFSVLFFAVAMFFSWSQGKLIDVIGKVLTPALFIGLIVLALGVFMNPQDQMFAAQGEYATQPLTKGFLEGYNTMDTFGALMFGILIVDALRAKGITEEKATTKYLISAAVIAAAGLAFVYISLFYLGATSSSVAAGADNGGVVLSQYVIALFGDKGQLVLSVIVLLACLTTAIGLISACSDFFSTHTPISYKTWVVINGVACAVVANVGLAQLIALSVPVLFALYPVAIALVALTFIRSKLANPQASYRLVILVSLLFALIDAAKVSGLDVSFFNFLPLFEIGMGWLLPTVAAMIVMTFVGGSAKAELEQKAA; from the coding sequence GTGAAACAGACGTTAAAATTAACAGATATTATAGCTTTAGGCTTTATGCTTTTTGCGTTCTTTTTGGGCGCTGGTAACATCATTTTTCCTCCTTTGGCAGGTCAATTAGCGGGCGACCACTTATTTCCTGCAATGAGTGGTTTCCTATTAACAGCCGTGGGTCTGCCACTGCTAACTATTATTGCTGTAGCCATTTCTGGTGGTAGTTGGGAGCACCTAACTAAGCATCTACCTGTGAAAGCAGCATTGGTGATGGCCGCTCTTATCTTCATTATTATCGGCCCCGCATTTGCTGCGCCTCGCACAGGTTTAGTGGCTTATGAAATGGCAATAAAACCACTGTTTGCTGATCTTAACCTGACTGTTTTCTCGGTTTTATTTTTTGCTGTGGCGATGTTCTTTTCATGGTCTCAAGGCAAACTGATTGATGTCATAGGTAAGGTACTGACACCTGCACTATTCATCGGTTTGATAGTTTTGGCTTTAGGTGTATTTATGAACCCTCAAGACCAAATGTTTGCAGCACAAGGTGAGTACGCCACACAGCCATTAACTAAAGGCTTCCTTGAAGGTTACAACACTATGGATACCTTCGGTGCCCTGATGTTCGGCATTCTGATTGTGGATGCTCTGCGCGCGAAAGGTATTACTGAAGAGAAAGCGACAACCAAATACCTAATTAGTGCGGCGGTGATTGCTGCTGCTGGTCTAGCGTTCGTTTACATCTCGCTATTCTATTTAGGAGCGACTAGCTCATCGGTTGCAGCTGGTGCAGACAATGGTGGTGTGGTGCTTAGCCAATACGTTATCGCACTATTCGGTGATAAAGGTCAGTTGGTATTATCAGTGATCGTATTGTTAGCATGTTTAACAACTGCTATCGGTCTTATCTCTGCATGTTCCGATTTCTTTAGTACACATACCCCAATCTCTTACAAAACATGGGTTGTGATTAACGGTGTAGCGTGTGCAGTTGTAGCAAACGTTGGTTTGGCTCAGCTGATTGCACTTTCAGTGCCAGTACTATTTGCTCTATATCCAGTTGCGATTGCACTAGTAGCGTTGACTTTCATTCGTTCGAAGTTGGCTAATCCTCAAGCGTCATACCGTTTGGTAATTCTAGTGTCGCTTTTGTTTGCTCTGATTGATGCGGCAAAAGTGTCTGGTTTAGATGTTTCATTCTTCAACTTCCTGCCTCTGTTTGAAATTGGTATGGGTTGGTTGTTACCAACAGTTGCTGCGATGATCGTGATGACATTCGTTGGTGGTTCTGCGAAAGCAGAGCTGGAACAAAAAGCCGCATAA
- the prfB gene encoding peptide chain release factor 2 (programmed frameshift): MFEINPIKNRIQDVSERTNILRGYLDYDAKKERLEEVNAELEQPDVWNEPERAQALGKERSALELVVETINQLDQGVDDVEGLLELAVEAEDQETFDEIGPELAELEAKLEQLEFRRMFSGDHDSSDCYIDLQSGSGGTEAQDWTSMMLRMYLRWAEAKGFKTEVIEVSEGEVAGLKSATVRIIGDYAYGWLRTETGVHRLVRKSPFDSGGRRHTSFASAFIYPEVDENIAIDINPADLRIDVYRASGAGGQHVNTTESAVRITHIPTNTVVQCQNDRSQHKNKDQAMKQLRAKLFELELQKQNAEKQANEDAKSDIGWGSQIRSYVLDDSRIKDLRTGIENRNTQAVLDGDLDKFIEASLKSGL, encoded by the exons ATGTTTGAAATCAATCCAATTAAAAACCGCATTCAGGATGTGTCAGAGCGCACGAATATCCTGAGGGGGTACCTT GACTACGACGCTAAGAAAGAGCGTCTAGAAGAAGTAAATGCAGAACTTGAACAACCAGATGTATGGAACGAACCTGAACGCGCACAAGCATTAGGTAAAGAACGTTCAGCATTAGAATTGGTTGTTGAGACCATCAATCAACTCGATCAAGGTGTTGATGATGTTGAAGGACTTCTTGAACTCGCAGTTGAAGCTGAAGATCAAGAAACATTCGATGAAATTGGTCCTGAACTCGCTGAACTAGAAGCTAAGTTGGAACAACTTGAGTTTCGTCGTATGTTCTCTGGTGATCACGATTCATCTGATTGCTATATCGATCTTCAATCGGGTTCTGGTGGTACTGAAGCACAAGACTGGACTTCAATGATGCTACGCATGTACTTGCGCTGGGCTGAAGCGAAAGGCTTCAAAACTGAAGTGATTGAAGTGTCTGAAGGTGAAGTTGCTGGTCTGAAATCTGCAACGGTTCGTATCATTGGCGACTACGCGTACGGCTGGTTACGCACAGAAACGGGCGTTCACCGTTTAGTTCGTAAATCACCATTCGATTCAGGCGGTCGTCGTCATACTTCGTTTGCTTCTGCGTTTATCTATCCTGAAGTGGATGAGAATATTGCTATTGATATCAACCCAGCTGATCTACGTATTGACGTATATCGTGCATCGGGTGCTGGTGGTCAGCACGTTAACACAACTGAATCTGCGGTACGTATTACTCACATTCCAACCAACACGGTTGTGCAGTGTCAGAATGACCGTTCTCAGCATAAAAACAAAGATCAGGCAATGAAACAGCTTCGTGCGAAACTGTTTGAGCTTGAACTACAGAAGCAAAACGCTGAGAAACAAGCGAATGAAGATGCAAAATCTGACATCGGTTGGGGTAGCCAAATTCGCTCATACGTACTAGATGATTCTAGAATTAAAGATTTACGCACCGGAATTGAAAACCGCAACACTCAAGCGGTTCTTGATGGTGACTTAGACAAATTTATTGAAGCTAGCCTGAAATCTGGCCTTTAA
- the vpsR gene encoding cyclic-di-GMP-binding transcriptional regulator VpsR (Not actually a response regulator, but instead a cyclic-di-GMP-binding transcription factor.) — protein MANQFRMDSVPGSLIVVGGTYEPWLSVLEQVGWRCTQCADLRRADTLFAETGPCIGIVDLCHDEFSLNGIANLVSNHKQVRWLAFIRESQLSSDTICQFIVNFCIDFFTAPIPDAQLLSTIGHQLGMLKLEKKVWPHYGSNSDMGLIGESIPVKRLRDQIKRIGPTDVSILIYGESGTGKETVAKAVHKTSARAQKPFMSVNCRAMSESRIESELFGIGNDGHDVPILLQADGGTVLLNDILTLPKSQQLNLLRFLQEGTVETPNGVKEVDVRILSANSSDIEKALIDGNFNEELYHYINVLRINVPSLKERAGDIAILARHFLQLYSKEYNAQVRSFSENATRALTRYHWPGNVRELMNQIKRVVLMSETVVLDESHLELPKRSDGKRSLKSIRERSERDALLLVLESYSGQVSVAAKELGVSRATMYRLLNKHNLITDTTY, from the coding sequence ATGGCTAATCAGTTCCGTATGGACTCTGTTCCAGGGTCGTTGATAGTTGTCGGTGGCACATACGAACCATGGCTTTCTGTTTTAGAGCAAGTTGGCTGGAGATGCACGCAGTGTGCCGATCTTCGTCGAGCAGATACACTGTTTGCTGAAACAGGGCCTTGTATTGGTATTGTTGACCTGTGTCATGATGAGTTTAGCTTGAATGGCATTGCAAACTTGGTAAGTAATCATAAACAAGTTCGCTGGTTAGCCTTCATTCGGGAATCGCAGCTGAGCTCTGACACTATTTGCCAGTTCATAGTGAACTTCTGTATCGACTTTTTCACCGCACCAATCCCAGATGCCCAGCTATTAAGTACTATTGGTCACCAGCTTGGTATGTTGAAACTGGAGAAAAAAGTATGGCCTCACTATGGCTCTAATAGTGATATGGGGCTGATCGGCGAATCCATTCCAGTGAAACGTCTACGTGATCAAATCAAGCGTATTGGTCCGACCGATGTCAGCATTTTGATTTATGGTGAAAGTGGTACGGGTAAAGAAACGGTTGCGAAAGCAGTTCATAAAACGTCAGCACGAGCCCAGAAGCCATTTATGTCGGTTAACTGTAGAGCGATGTCAGAGAGCCGAATTGAGAGTGAACTGTTTGGCATTGGCAACGATGGGCATGATGTGCCTATTTTATTGCAAGCCGACGGCGGTACTGTTCTTCTGAACGACATTCTAACTTTACCGAAAAGCCAACAATTGAATCTATTGCGCTTTTTGCAGGAAGGGACGGTTGAGACTCCCAACGGGGTGAAAGAAGTCGATGTCCGCATTCTTTCAGCAAACTCATCTGATATTGAAAAAGCTTTGATCGACGGTAACTTCAATGAAGAGCTCTATCACTACATCAACGTTTTGCGAATCAACGTACCGAGTTTGAAAGAACGAGCAGGAGACATTGCGATTTTAGCTCGTCATTTCTTGCAGCTGTATTCGAAAGAGTATAACGCCCAAGTGAGAAGTTTCTCTGAAAATGCAACGCGTGCGTTGACTCGTTATCATTGGCCTGGCAACGTTCGTGAGTTAATGAATCAGATTAAACGCGTGGTATTGATGTCTGAAACGGTCGTGCTGGATGAATCTCATCTTGAACTGCCTAAGCGTAGCGATGGTAAGCGAAGCCTGAAAAGTATTCGAGAGCGATCAGAGCGCGATGCACTGCTGCTTGTGTTGGAGTCGTACTCAGGTCAGGTTTCTGTCGCAGCTAAGGAATTAGGAGTCTCTCGAGCAACTATGTACCGTTTGCTGAACAAACATAACTTGATTACAGACACTACTTATTGA